The Ignavibacteriales bacterium sequence TTCTTCCTTTTATTCCAGATACGGCCACGCCACCCTTCTTGAATTGTCTTCGGGAGAATCTCTTTCAATATTTCCGGATCATTTTTCCCGGACCTTAATATTTCAACATGTTTACCGATGAGTTCACTTACATCATAACCGTACGTTACAGCGAACGATTTATTTACATAAATAATCATGTCGTTCATATCGGTTATAGAGATGCATTCGCTTATAGAATTGAATGTGTGAAGGAACAATTTTGATTTAGCTAATGATTGGTCGTCTGTTCCATGAAGTTTAATTGATGATAGGTCTATGTCAGAGAATTTGGGCATTTTAATTGCGATTAATTTTGGGTGTAAATATAGAGATTCTCACATGCCAAATAAAAGAAAATTTCGTGTTGTTATTAATACACCTATCTAATAGCGGTAAGTTTACTCAATTATTCAATGTATTTGTTGGTTGCCTTTTTTAACCTGTCCATGATTGCCCGTCCCAATCCTTTCTCTTCAATCGCTTCAACTAGGATTAGATCAAGATTTTCTTTTTCGAGTTCGTGCAAGAAAGAGAACAAATTAGCTGCTGCCTCGCGCAGATCACCGCTCGGTGAAAGAATTCTTGTTTCTGCAAATGGAAAATCTAATTTGCACTCTTTGAAGAATAGCATCCCGATTTTTTTATTTTCATCAAGAAATTTTTTATTAAAAAACTTTAACGGTGTTTGAGGTGAATAATGGAACGGTAACTGTCCCGGAGCGTTGGGTTTATCAATATTAATACTGCCGACCTTAATTTCGCCAATCTCTTTTTCAATCTCTTCTTTTGATAATCCGCCGGGACGCAGCAGATAAATTTCATTTTCATGCAGTTGAATTATGGTTGACTCCACACCGACCGAACATTTACCGCCGTCAAGAATCATATCAACTTTATCGCCAAGATATTTTGCAACATGCGATGCTTCTGTTGGACTTAAATGACCGAACTTGTTTGCACTCGGTGCAGCAATTGGGGTTCCGCTTGCTTCGATAAGCTTAAGTGCAACAGGATGATTCGGCATGCGGACAGCTACAGTCGGATTGCCGGATGTAACAATATCCGGTACGATTTCTGTCTTTGGCAATACTAATGTCAGAGGTCCCGGCCAGAATTTATTTATCAGCCGGTCAACTTTTTCATTCTGAATATTGGAAAATTTCTTTAACCAATTTTTATCAGCAATGTGAAGTATCAACGGATTGAATGCCGGGCGTTTCTTCACTTCAAATATTTTTGCAACAGCAATAGGGTTGAGACCATCCGCACCTAAACCATAAACCGTTTCGGTTGGGAATGCAACGAGCCCGCCGTTCTTTATTATTTCAGCAGCTTGCCGAATGCTTTCTTTATTTGCTTTAATTAAATTCATTGTCGGTACGAAAATATAACTTTTGTGAACGAATTGTTAAACGAATATATTTGAACCTGCTGCTCAAACAAACTGTGGTGATGATATGCATGAGTTGAATGAGTTTCGACATTTCTGCAAATGGCTCGCTGAAGAAAGCGGCAAGATCATTAAACATTACTGGCGCACCCAAATTTCAGTTGAACACAAACCCGATTTATCTCCAGTAACAATTGCCGATAAAAAAGCCGAAGAATTCATGCGGGAGATGATAATGAAAAAATATCCTAACCATGGAATACTCGGCGAAGAGTTTGGTGAATACAATCCGAATGCCGGATACAAATGGGTTCTCGACCCGATTGACGGCACAAAAAGTTTTATCTGTGGAACTGTTACATTCGGAACACTTATAGCATTATTAAAAAATGGCGAGCCAATTCTTGGTGTTATCAACCAACCGATTATAAATGAATTTTTGATTGGAGATAATCACACTACCGAATTAAACGGCAAACAAGTTCATGTTAGAGATTGCAATAATCTTTCAGATGCGGTACTTCTAACTACAGATCAGCTTAATATTGAAAAACATCAAGACATAAATAAATTTGATGAACTCGTTCACAAAGTAAAACTCTACAGGCAATGGGGCGACTGCTACGGCTACTATCTTGTTGCAACCGGTTACGCCGATATTATGATTGACCCGATAATGAGTCCATGGGATTTAACCGCGCTCATTCCCATTATTCGCGGCGCGGGCGGTACAATTACAGATTATCATGGAAACGATGCGCTTAAGGGAAAAAGTATTATTGCTACCGGCGGAAAGATTCATAACGAAGTGATTGAAATTTTGAAAGGCGAGTAAAAGCAAAATTAAGATCATGAGCATGATGTATTTGTTTTCTTTTTCTTGATCATGATCTTGCTCTTGATCTATTCAGTTTAATTCAAAAGATTATTTTACAACTACCTTTACTTACCTTCTAATTCGAACTTGATTGGAATAATGGTTATAACCTTTATCGTGTTCAATTTTTATTTTCCGGACACTAATTTCGTTATATAGTTTCCTAGGGGCGATCAAAATATTTCACAATCATCATTTGTTAAAAAATGTTAATAACTTTTTTCTTCCTTTTTCAGTTGTTAAAAAAAGCTAAATTGATTAAGAAATCTAGCAACACTATCTCTTTTATGACTGCAAAAAAATCTTTCCAAATAGACTAACAAATCATCAAATAATTCCTTGGAGGAATAATGAAACAGAACCGATCATTTATTTTTATTTTCTTGATTTTATGTTTTAGCATAACTCTTTTCGGAGGGGAAAAGAAAAAAGAATTTAAAATTCCTTATGAGAAATACAAACTCTCAAACGGATTAAATGTAATTCTGCATATTGATAAATCTGATCCGATTGCTGCTGTTTATGTTGTTTATCATGTAGGATCGGCTAGAGAAGTTCAAGGTAAAACCGGTTTTGCACACTTGTTTGAGCATTTGAGATTCAATGAATCGCAAGATATTCCCCAGGGTCAATGGTTCAAAAAACTTCAAACTGCTGGAGCTTCAATTGTGAACGGTTCAACAAATACCGACAGAACAAATTATTTTGAAGTAGTTCCAAAGAACGCCGTTGAAATGGCATTGTGGATGGAATCTGATAGAATGGGTTTCCTTTTAAGCAAAGTCAACCAGGAAACATTTGTAACTCAGCAGAATGTTGTGCAAAATGAAAAACGCCAGGGAGATAACAGAGCTTATTCTCAAAGTCAGTATATGTCGACCAAACTTATGTATCCCGCAACTCATCCTTACAGTCATACTGTAATTGGCCAACTGGAAGATCTGGCGGCAGCATCTTTACAAGACGTTTTTGATTTTCATGCTAAGTACTATGCACCAAGCAATGCAACATTAATTGTTTCCGGCGATATTGACGTAGCCCAAACAAAAAAATGGATTGATAAATATTTTGCTGAAATAAAATCTGAGCCGGCACCGGCGCCTCTTGCTAAAATGTCGGTTACTTTAAAAGAAACCGTAAGAGCTTATTGTGAAGACAATCTTGCTAACGCTCCAAGATTGGGAATGGAATTTCCTACAGTTGAAGAATTTAATAAGGACGCATACGCACTCGAATTTTTCGGACGTATTTTTGCCGGAAGCAAAAAATCACCTTTATACAAAGTGATTGTTGAAGAGAAAAAACTTGCACCGAATGTAATGGCCAGACAAGGAAGCGATGAAGTTGCAGGTTCTTTCGATATTTCGATAACGGCGTTCCCTAAGGTAAAATTAGGTGATGTTGAAGCGGGCGTAAAAGAAGCTTTTTTGAGATTTGAAAAAGACGGCTTTACTGATAAAGATATTGAAAGACAGAAAGCAGGAATTGAATATAGTTTTTACAATCAAAGTGCGAGCGTTTTAGGTAAAGCAATGCGGCTTGGCGATTATAATATTTTCAAAGGCTCGCCGGATTATATGGCAACGGATCTTAAAGACAGAATGAGTGTTACAAAAGATGATGTATGGAGAGTCTATAACAAATACATAAAAGGTGAGAACTACCTAATTACCAGCATCGTTCAAAAAGGAAAACCAGAATTAGCCGCGCCGGATTCAAAATTATGGGTCGTTCAAGAAGAATCAATTGAGAAACAAGGAACCAAAAAGAAAGAAGTTGTTAACGCACCATACGTTCCCATCCCTTCCAAGATTGATAGAACAAAAGAACCGATGAAAGGAAAAGACCCGATTTTAACTCTTCCAAAAATTTGGAAAGATAAAACTAAAAACGGGATTGAAGTTTTCGGAATCAAGCAGAGTGAATTACCGCTTGTTCAATTCTCAATTATTTTGAAAGGCGGAATGCTGCTTGATAATCCTGATAAAATCGGCGTGGCTTCTTTAACAGCCCGATTAATGAACGAGGGAACAAAAACAAAAACTCCGGTTGAATTGCGTGAGGCTATACAGGATTTGGGAGCCAACATAAATATCCAGGGTGAAGCAGAATCGATAACAATTTCTGGAGGTTGTCTTGCAAACAAATTAAATGAAACTTTTGCTCTGGCGAAAGAAATGATTTTCGAACCGCGCTGGGATGCAAATGAATTTGAACTCGCAAAAAATCAGACCATTGAAGGATTGAAGAGAACTGAAACAGCTCCGACATCAATCGCCAGGAGTGTATTCGAGAAATTGGTTTACGGTACAGATAACATTTTAGCTAATGAACCGGCCGGATCAATTAAATCTGTAGAAGCCATTACTCTAGATGATTTGAAAAAATACTACGATCAATATTTCTCTCCTTCAGTTGCAAAAGTTATGATAGTCGGAGATATAACAAAAGAAAAAGCTGTAGCATTGTTCAACGGTTTGAAGGATTGGAATTCTAAAGAGGTAAAAATTCCAGCTTCGGAAATTGTAAAATCTGCAAAACCAGGAATCTATTTTGTTGATGTCCCTAAAGCGAAACAGTCGCAAGTTTTTGCGGGACATATAGGACCAAGTAGCACAGATCCCGATTTTTACAAAGCCGTGGTAATTAATCAAAAGCTCGGTGGTGATTTCAGCGGAATATTGAACATGATTTTGCGCGAGAAAAAATCGTTCACCTACGGTGCACGTTCCGGATTTACAGGAAATGCCTATGCCGGATTGTTTCTTGCATCATCCGCAGTTCAAGCGAATTCTACTTTTGAATCCACACAGATCGTTCGTGATGAAATCAAAAAATATCAGGATGGAATTTCCAAAGAAGATTTAGATCAAGTAAAGAGCGCTTTGTTAAAAAGCAACGCCGGCAAATTTGAAACCCTTATGCAGCTTTCGGGAATGCTTCAGCCGGTTGTAATGTATAATCTTCCATTCAATTATATCAAGCAACGTGAAACGGTTGTTCAGAAAATGACTCCCGAAGAACATATGAAATTGACTCAAAAATTTATTCATCCCGATAAATTGATTTATGTAATCGTTGGAGATAAAGAATCCCAATTTGCCAAACTGAAAGAGTTAGGCTTGGGAGATCCGGTATTACTTGATAAAGATGGAAAACCTGTATCTCAATAAAAGATCAAGAGCAAGATCACGAGCAAGAGTAATTCTATCTTGCTCTTGGTCTTGATCATAATCTAACTCCTTCTCCTCGCGAATCCTTTCTCATTTACCAGCATCATATATTCAGATAATTATTTTAAGAGGAGAATAAAATGCAAAACCTTATAGAAGGAACTGATTTAAATTTCACACAGGAAGTTTTACAATCCGACACACCGGTACTGGTAGATTTCTGGGCACCATGGTGCGGACCGTGCAGAATGGTTGCTCCTGTAGTTGAAGAAATCGCAAATGAATTAGTCGGTAAATTGAAAGTTGTAAAATTGAATACGGATGAAAATTTCAACGTTGCAGGTCAATACGGAATTATGAGCATTCCTACGTTGGGAATATTTAAGAACGGCAAAATGGTAGATTCTGTAATCGGCGCTGTTCCAAAACATCACCTGGTTAGCAAAATTACACCTTATTTAGCGGTTTCAAATTAAATTTTATTAGAGTTATTGAACAGAAAGAATTTAAAAACAAAAAGCCGGGTTCAAGAGAAACCGGCTTTTTAATTTTCTACACATATACAATTAATTATTCTTCTTAAAATCCTTCATGAATTCAACTAATGCTTCAACACCATGTTTAGGAAACGCATTGTAGATTGACGCACGTATTCCGCCGACCGAGCGATGACCCTTCAAACCGCTAAATCCTTTGGCAGATGCTTCTTTAATAAATTTCTCTTCTAACTGTTCATTCGGCAATCTGTAAGTTACATTCATTAATGAACGGTCTTCCTTTACAGTTGTCCCCTTGTAATAACCATCGCTTGTATCGAATGCATCATACAATATAGCCGCCTTCTCAACATTGCGTCTGTACATTTCATCTAGTCCGCCCATGTTTAAAAGCCATTTAAAAACTAAACCGGCAATATAAATTCCAAACGTAGCCGGAGTGTTGTACATAGTTTCATTATCAGAATGAATTTTATAATTCATATATGTATGAAGAGTATCCGATGATCTTTCTAATAAATCTTTTCTAACGATAATAACAGTAACACCGGCAGGACCAATATTTTTTTGCGCACCGGCATAAATTAAACCGTACTTGTTAATATTTATTTTCTTGTGAAGAAAATCCGAAGATGCATCGCAAACAAGAGGAACGTTGCCGACTTCAGGTTCAGTTCGCCATTCAGTTCCGTAAATTGTGTTGTTCGATGTAAAGTGAACATAAGATGCATCCGGATCGAGTTTCAATTCTGATTGTTTTGGAATGCGAACATAATTCTCTGATTTGGTTGTAGCGGCAATGTTTACGGCGCCAACTCTTTTAGCTTCTTTAACCGCCTTTTCTGCCCATGCACCGGTGACAATATAATCCGCTTTATTTTTTGGCGGCATTAAGTTCAAAGGCACCATGGAGAATTGAAGTGTTGCCCCACCTTGCAAAAATAAAATTGAAAACTTATCGTCAATGCCGAGAAGTTTTCTCAAATCGGCATCAGCTTCTTTTATGACGGCATCAAATATTTTTCCGCGGTGGCTCATTTCCATTATGCTCATACCGGAACCTTTGTAACTAAACAAATCCTTCTGCGCATCAAGCAAAACTTCTTCTGGAAGAATTGCCGGGCCCGCGCTCAAATTATAAATTCTTTTTTCCATTTTGTTAACTCCGTTGTTTATCTGTGCAAATCCGTTTAATCCGCGTCATCCGCGTTCTATTTATTTATATCACATGTACTAACAAACCGTCTCTCAATTTTGGTTCGAACCAAGTTGATTTTGGAGGCATTGTTTCGCCGGCATCGGAAATGTTGATCAGGTCGTCAACTGAGACCGGGAACATAGAAAAAGCAACAGCTGCTTTGCCGCTATCAACTAGTTTTTCTAATTCTTCCGTACCTCGAATACCGCCAATAAAATCAATATTTGTATCAGTGCGAGGATCTTCAATTCCAAGAACCGGATGAAGCAAATAATTTTGCAGCAAGCTTACATCAAGTTTATCACCGAAGGCTTTACCAGGTTTAACATTTTCATTCGGTTTTAGTAGATACCATTTTTTTCCTAAGTACATTGTAAATGTTTTTTCCGATTGTGGATTTTGAGAGTCCGTTTCTTCGATTGTAAAATTCTTTCTAACCTTCTCTAAAAAATCAGTCTTACTCAATTTCAATTCACGAATTACGCGGTTGTAAGGAAGAATTTTCAATTGTTCTGCCGGAAAGAGAACTCCTATAAAATAATTATACTCTTCTTCTCCAGTGTGATTTGAATTTTGTTCCATCTTAACTTTTTGCGCACGACTTGCACTTGCGGCACGGTGATGTCCGTCGGCGATATAAAGATTTTTAACTTTCCCGATTTCAGAGATGACAATTTCCGTGTATTCATCCTGGAGAATCCAAACCTCGTGTTTAATTCCATCGTGAGATGTGAAATGATAGATTGGATTGTTTTTGCCGATCGTATCGTTAACAACTTGATCAACTTCCTTGACCGATCTATATGTTAGAAAAACCGGACCGGTTTGAGCTTCGGTTGTAATAATATGATTTGTTCGGTCGTCTTCTTTTACTTTGCGAGTTTTTTCGTGCTTCTTGATCACATCATTTTCATAATCTACAATAGAAAATGTAGCCGCAATTCCGGTCTGGGAATGATTACCCATAGTAAGTCTGTAAATATAAAAATGTGGTGTCGGGTCTTGCATAAGAGGCGCTTCAATTCTTAAACGGTCAAAATTTTCTTTAGCCCGTTGATAAACTTCCTGTGAGTAGACATTTGTCTTCTCTTTCAATTCAATTTCTGAGCGTGTAACACGTAAAAAATTAATCGGATTTCCTTTTGCGAGTTCTGCGGCTTCTTCTCTATTAACAACATCGTAAGGAACGCTGGCAACTAGATGAGCAACCTTCTCGGACGGACGGACAGCTTTAAAGGGACGGATAACAGCCATAATTACTCCATAGTTTCAAAATTTTACAGATGAAAATTAGCACTAATAGGAATGATTGTAAAATGGAATTGAGGGGATTTACTGAAAATAGTGGCTAAAAAAAATCCCTTAGTGCTTTAGTCTATGTAAAGCACTAAGGAATAGAGATGAATTTTATTGAAGTAATGAGATCATTGTCGATAATTCAGTAACTAATTTATCGTCACTTCCGCTAAAACCAACTGCTTTGAAACGAATGTTACCGGTTTTATCAATTATAAACTTTGTCGGAATTCCATCCACTTTATAGCTTTCAATCACTTTATTGTCGTTATCTAACAGAACATGAAATGTGTATTTATTCTGAGTGATAAAATCCTGTGCATTCTTCTTTTTATCATCAACATTATTTTCCCATGTGTTTACGAATAAAAACTTCACATTAGGATCGCTTCCAAATTTATTAACCGCTTTCTGCATTCCCGGAAATGACGCTTTGCATGGTCCGCACCACGTAGCCCAGAAGTCAATAATTACTATTTTACCTTTTAGATCTGCTAGAGAAACATTCTTACCATCCAGATCAACCAGAGTAAACTTAGGCGCGGGCATTTCAATCATTGTTTTTTTCATTTCATCCAGAGC is a genomic window containing:
- the trxA gene encoding thioredoxin → MQNLIEGTDLNFTQEVLQSDTPVLVDFWAPWCGPCRMVAPVVEEIANELVGKLKVVKLNTDENFNVAGQYGIMSIPTLGIFKNGKMVDSVIGAVPKHHLVSKITPYLAVSN
- the serC gene encoding 3-phosphoserine/phosphohydroxythreonine transaminase → MEKRIYNLSAGPAILPEEVLLDAQKDLFSYKGSGMSIMEMSHRGKIFDAVIKEADADLRKLLGIDDKFSILFLQGGATLQFSMVPLNLMPPKNKADYIVTGAWAEKAVKEAKRVGAVNIAATTKSENYVRIPKQSELKLDPDASYVHFTSNNTIYGTEWRTEPEVGNVPLVCDASSDFLHKKININKYGLIYAGAQKNIGPAGVTVIIVRKDLLERSSDTLHTYMNYKIHSDNETMYNTPATFGIYIAGLVFKWLLNMGGLDEMYRRNVEKAAILYDAFDTSDGYYKGTTVKEDRSLMNVTYRLPNEQLEEKFIKEASAKGFSGLKGHRSVGGIRASIYNAFPKHGVEALVEFMKDFKKNN
- a CDS encoding pitrilysin family protein; this encodes MKQNRSFIFIFLILCFSITLFGGEKKKEFKIPYEKYKLSNGLNVILHIDKSDPIAAVYVVYHVGSAREVQGKTGFAHLFEHLRFNESQDIPQGQWFKKLQTAGASIVNGSTNTDRTNYFEVVPKNAVEMALWMESDRMGFLLSKVNQETFVTQQNVVQNEKRQGDNRAYSQSQYMSTKLMYPATHPYSHTVIGQLEDLAAASLQDVFDFHAKYYAPSNATLIVSGDIDVAQTKKWIDKYFAEIKSEPAPAPLAKMSVTLKETVRAYCEDNLANAPRLGMEFPTVEEFNKDAYALEFFGRIFAGSKKSPLYKVIVEEKKLAPNVMARQGSDEVAGSFDISITAFPKVKLGDVEAGVKEAFLRFEKDGFTDKDIERQKAGIEYSFYNQSASVLGKAMRLGDYNIFKGSPDYMATDLKDRMSVTKDDVWRVYNKYIKGENYLITSIVQKGKPELAAPDSKLWVVQEESIEKQGTKKKEVVNAPYVPIPSKIDRTKEPMKGKDPILTLPKIWKDKTKNGIEVFGIKQSELPLVQFSIILKGGMLLDNPDKIGVASLTARLMNEGTKTKTPVELREAIQDLGANINIQGEAESITISGGCLANKLNETFALAKEMIFEPRWDANEFELAKNQTIEGLKRTETAPTSIARSVFEKLVYGTDNILANEPAGSIKSVEAITLDDLKKYYDQYFSPSVAKVMIVGDITKEKAVALFNGLKDWNSKEVKIPASEIVKSAKPGIYFVDVPKAKQSQVFAGHIGPSSTDPDFYKAVVINQKLGGDFSGILNMILREKKSFTYGARSGFTGNAYAGLFLASSAVQANSTFESTQIVRDEIKKYQDGISKEDLDQVKSALLKSNAGKFETLMQLSGMLQPVVMYNLPFNYIKQRETVVQKMTPEEHMKLTQKFIHPDKLIYVIVGDKESQFAKLKELGLGDPVLLDKDGKPVSQ
- a CDS encoding DUF1015 family protein; the encoded protein is MAVIRPFKAVRPSEKVAHLVASVPYDVVNREEAAELAKGNPINFLRVTRSEIELKEKTNVYSQEVYQRAKENFDRLRIEAPLMQDPTPHFYIYRLTMGNHSQTGIAATFSIVDYENDVIKKHEKTRKVKEDDRTNHIITTEAQTGPVFLTYRSVKEVDQVVNDTIGKNNPIYHFTSHDGIKHEVWILQDEYTEIVISEIGKVKNLYIADGHHRAASASRAQKVKMEQNSNHTGEEEYNYFIGVLFPAEQLKILPYNRVIRELKLSKTDFLEKVRKNFTIEETDSQNPQSEKTFTMYLGKKWYLLKPNENVKPGKAFGDKLDVSLLQNYLLHPVLGIEDPRTDTNIDFIGGIRGTEELEKLVDSGKAAVAFSMFPVSVDDLINISDAGETMPPKSTWFEPKLRDGLLVHVI
- the hisN gene encoding histidinol-phosphatase; this encodes MHELNEFRHFCKWLAEESGKIIKHYWRTQISVEHKPDLSPVTIADKKAEEFMREMIMKKYPNHGILGEEFGEYNPNAGYKWVLDPIDGTKSFICGTVTFGTLIALLKNGEPILGVINQPIINEFLIGDNHTTELNGKQVHVRDCNNLSDAVLLTTDQLNIEKHQDINKFDELVHKVKLYRQWGDCYGYYLVATGYADIMIDPIMSPWDLTALIPIIRGAGGTITDYHGNDALKGKSIIATGGKIHNEVIEILKGE
- a CDS encoding L-threonylcarbamoyladenylate synthase, with the translated sequence MNLIKANKESIRQAAEIIKNGGLVAFPTETVYGLGADGLNPIAVAKIFEVKKRPAFNPLILHIADKNWLKKFSNIQNEKVDRLINKFWPGPLTLVLPKTEIVPDIVTSGNPTVAVRMPNHPVALKLIEASGTPIAAPSANKFGHLSPTEASHVAKYLGDKVDMILDGGKCSVGVESTIIQLHENEIYLLRPGGLSKEEIEKEIGEIKVGSINIDKPNAPGQLPFHYSPQTPLKFFNKKFLDENKKIGMLFFKECKLDFPFAETRILSPSGDLREAAANLFSFLHELEKENLDLILVEAIEEKGLGRAIMDRLKKATNKYIE